The sequence tcttggTATCTGGTTACATTCTATTTCCAGATACTTTAAGTTCGGGTTATGGTTTCAGCCATTTGTATGTTTGATGGTAACATACGACCACTTTTAGGATATTGACTAGAATTTATTTCACTGTAGTGTcgcctcatcctcgatactataACTGCGTTATATCACCTGactgtaaaactgaaggcagatCTGAAGAAAAAATCTAAACCAATCACAGATCTGCACAGATTTCCTTTGAAGGCtacagagagcgacgcccaacacatatatagtcaaccacagtgtgccgtaatacggctcttttgatgtacatgaaaGAGCTAAAttcctgttctgttctgttgcctccagttctAATATGAGATAGGTCACGGAGTGGAAATAACGTTAGTTATAttaacccctgtagtatcgaggatggtgccGCCTTAGCCGACTCCTTAGCAATAGTATGTTTACTGTAAACAGAAAGAGTGCCCTGTCTGCTGCAGTATGTTTACTGTAAACAGAAAGAGTGACCTGTCTACTGCAGTATGTTTACTTTAAACAGAAAGAGTGCCCTGTCTGCTGCAGTCGGTTTACTGTAATTCACATTtatctacatatgtatacaaatcctcgatacttcagagGTTATCACTGTCGGTATATCCACCCTTTGACTACATTGACGTAGTAAACATGAAGACTTTGTGCGACAACAGATGCGCAGGTAGTTTTGTCCTTTAATGAACATGGGAATCATCGAATACATTGTGGTTTTAATGTGGGCGTCATTTACTACATATTGGTCAAAGGAACACTTATTATGCacgtgattggtcagtttttcaCCCTGAACTGCAATCAGTTTTATTATGCCATAGTTTAGGGGTGTATAttacgacagtgaaagtaacccctggaatatcgagaatgATGTATACATGCACCTCTCCACTAGTATTGTTTGTTCTTCAATCACCATTATTATTGTAAAAGAAAGTGAATCTAGTTATCATCTTTAAAGTCGCGCACGAAACATTATGTCGAggttcattttaaatattaatagtACCTTTCCTCCGTTTGTTGATGTTAActcaaacaaaattatttcatatggcGTTTAAATTCTTGAAAGAGAAGAATATCTTTCAATTGGTATAAATACAAGTAACACTTTATCACAAGTACTTACCCCTCCGCGTACCAGTAGGACTGACACTGTCTGTAGGATTGGTCGACACTAGGATGCGCTTTGGATGCAGAATGGCCTGAATTTTGTGTTCATACTCTTCTATTTTATCTCGAATCTCTGGGTTTGTTATAATAGACTTCAGAACACTGTAGTTCCCCACACCTAGTAACCCCTTCCTCTCCAGATTCTCCAGTAAATCGAACAGACTGGCTTTTTTTGACCTTTCCGCAGGCTTCAGGTAAACAGACAATGAGTTTACAAACTGATCATAATCCGGTTCCAAGTCAGGATGCAGGTAGCCACTGAGCTCATTTTTGAGAGATGCGTGTAATTGCTTGGCGTCCAATGGAACGCTCATCTGCagcattaaaaacaacaatacacaTGAAAAATCCAAAGGGAGATATCACAAGAGAAAATgcaatgtttttaaaatttaaaatggttccaaatcgtaatatcaCGCTTTGCTCTAGGCTATACTAAGACTTTGCTCATGAGACTGTTTTGATTCTTCAGGAAAATGCGGTACTATATATCTCATCAAaggttttattgtttttttttcctcatggattttttttattagttttcatAATAATACAATTCATAGTACAATAACAACAGAGTACAGTACATACAATGGACAATTCTTTTGGTTCATTGGAATCTTGTAGCTATGACAGGAATAAGTAAAGATTAAATTTGGTCTAATATCAACTATATATGTCAATGTATCAGGAAAATACAAAGTAATTAATTACCGTAACTTTAATTTGGTCTAATATCAACTATTTATGACAATGTATCAGGAAAATACAAGATAATTAAGTACCGTAACATTAATTTGGtctaatataaactatttaTGACAATGTATCAGGAAAATACAAGATAATCAATTACAGTAACATTGCTTATATATTTGGCTACTgatcaaatgtttttaatatttttgtcaattgAAACCTTGAAATGTATGTATGAAGCTATATATGTTACCACATGAACAGCATTACAATATatagaaacagaaaaaaacaacacaacatggACCATTACTATTTTCAGTGTACTTATGCATGTacatgaattataattaaagtaTTTGGAAAAGAAGCTTATTCTTTAGTTACTTGTGTATCATCCATCAGTTCATGCCATCCACCCCATCTATGAAGAAAGGCAgagtaattatttttttcattgtataaatacttttccaccttataataacaaataatatggaattttataacattaaagtttacatacattttatttagtccacatttatatacatattgtttaaaaagaaGTATAACTATGTTTAAAGCAATATACTGTTTACCTGGCAGTCCAAGTAGAATTGAAATTGGGGACAAATTGACAGTTAGAGGAGTTTTTTCTTGTATCCAGGATTCTAACTCATGGTATACTTTTCTTACTCGAGGACACTCataaaaaacatgtattaaaGTTTCTTTCTCTTCCCTGAAGAAAGTGCACATGACAGAATCTAAAACTTCaattctatataaaatacattagtTGGCAATATATGATGTAGAATTGTGTACTGCAGCCattgtaattttgtttcttGTGTGACCGTAAAGTAATCCTTATTTATTTTCCTCCACCAAATATCATCTTTCTCAAGTTCAAAGACACAattccattttaaaatatattttcttgtgATAGAGGGCTTACATCTTACCAAAGTTTTGTATATAGTTCTATTACCaggtttatttttcaaaatcatatcaATAAACTTTGGATACAAAAAGTCATTGGGTATATAAAACCTTCTTTAAGAACAGGAAAAACTTTAGGTATTGCCTTTTTCAAACCCTCATCTAATGTAAATGGTGGATGAAAGCTATAAAAATTTACAATCAGCATCCAACAAATCTATAACATTAAAGATACCAAGGTCATACCATTCTTTATAGAAATCACATTTGACTATTGACAGTGAAAAAAGAGTCAGcaggttttgttgtttttatactGTCACGCGGTTTATAACACGTTCCTATTCGGACATTTGTGATGATTGTTTTAATCTACTCGAACATATTTAATATTCTATGTttagaagtaaaatacaaagcttcattttgaatataatagCCGCTTctttattgtaatatattgCTTTAACGTATTAACCTGTGTTTCTTTTAGCTAATCCTGCTTAGCAGTTCTCAATACCGGTAACGCTTGCGTCAGTTAATTAGAGACTATTGTATATCACGTTTAGACTAAgtgctgtttacatgtttgttcctgtatgttgtgtatattatcattttgtattacttgtatattcTCTTTAGGCCTAGGTTTGGAAGTGTAGAGTTGGACATTTTTCCGCTCCGCACCCGACTGTAATAAATCGTTATATAGAAAATTCTATCTTTGGATTATCCTTTTTCAAAGACTTCATTAGGGCTATTTCCCCAATACACTAGCTGTAGCGCTGTGAAAGTACTAAGGGGCGCATTGAATATTACCGTGTCGGCATTAAGTGTTAGTGGCTTCCAAATGTCTAGATAAACGACATACGAATTGGCGATTGTGTGAGACAGATATATTAGACTAATACGTTCCTTGTTCATTGTAAATTCGCCCAATCGTTCAAGATATTAAGAGTATCTACGATAGGTTAGGTATGCCCAGCTTCTAAAATAGTATTGCCAGTCTTGCTTAACTTAACAGAGACATATTTTAAACAAAGTTAGTCTAGCAGGCAAGATacttattttgacaaaatattgaaacaGATAGATGTAGTATCGGTACCCAACATTAACTGTCTCAAAATAGACTTGAtaaaactagaaaaaaataacaagaaattgTATGCAACTACTTAAGGCAACCATAACCGGAATGTTAACTTTACCATGAATTACCAgtaattaattgttaattgATTGCGGATTTTTGTGAAGAGGAACTATTAGTTCCTATGCTGGgaattatcaatttatatatatatatactttgtataCATATTCAGGGCACCTAGGAGGATGTGCCCGAATTCCTTTAAGATGTGATGCCCTCTCTATAGTCAATATTCAATGAGTCGAAATAATCCTTCTCTGTAGGTCACTTTCTGAtaagttttatataatataaaacaatatagaCAGAGCTTTGACGAACTTCTCAAATGAATACACAAAGACATGCAAGATAAACTATCACGTAATGAGACAGTATCGTGTAGTGGGTCTGGTATGTTAGATGATTGTCTAAGTGgacaacaaaaattaaatagaAAGGTGTTcaagaaatacatataaaatatttcagaatAATAACGTTCAAAAGGCAATGCTTTAAAGGCTTTAGACAGCAGATAACATTATTAAGCGAAGATCCCTTCTCGTTGAAAGGTTACTTTCATTTTGACAATTTATTATATCTTCCTCCTATATTACTGATTGTCAAAACGAAAGTAGACCTAACGCGTCCTAAACCAGGTAAATATATGACGTTTTAGATACGTACGTATGTTGTCTAACAAAGAGATTGTACATGAATATTTAACTCTAGGTTCAGTTATTTGATAACATCGATATCTAATGTCTGAACATACCTCGATAATACGTAGGGTTTCCCACACTCGTTGTTCGTATATCTGAACTTTGAACTTGGCTGGCTCGGTGCAATACGAAATTGCTCCCTCATAAGGAAATACTTCCGGATGGCTGCTTGTCCATTTTTGCACTGTGAACACTATATATCATTCATAAACAATTCAATTATTTAAACTTTACGGTTCATCAGAAAATGCTATTATATAGATTAATAGATTATATATAGTGCAAAGTGCAACaatacttaattttacatataatgCATCTACAGATAAACCCAACACCTACACTGCTACGCAGGTGTGTATATTTGTTAGGCAGACAAATCTAATAATATAAActgatatatatgttttcataaAGCGCGTATTTGAAGAAAAGTTTGGTGACGCATTGATACATTCTAATCGTTATGGTTGAACATTATCAACTATTTTAATTAGTTTCAATATGAACAGTATTCCATAAATCCATTAATACTTCAAACCTAACCTAAATAATTGATTCTTTATATTATCCAATCACGCACTCCCCATTTCATATCATATTACAGGCTTTTAGCACACACTTTGCTGCGGACTTGCTTTACAATCAGTTGTTAAACATTCTAAATTTTCTAACTAGACTAAATGTAAAGGAAGTTTATCAAATTCTTGATTGGACCACTATAGCAGGAATAGTGAAATCCCCATACTTCATATCTGTAATTTAATATACTCTCAACATTTGTGTTAAAATCCTTAATTGCTTTTCAATATAACATTCAgtattgatttgtttttatttcacttgatagaaatttttcaaaaaaaaaaaaaaaaatgcttttgtaCACAGAattgaatttttaatttgacaaaaatatttttcgtatacaaaatgaattttgcaTTGACAAATATCACTTCTGTCAtaccaaaattcattttgtccacataaatgatttttgtcctatgaaagataattttgtaaaacaaaaacgCCTATATTGTGGCAGAATCGATTTTGATTAATAAGGAGACCAAGTCCCGTAGAATGTGTGTGCTACCTTATTAGTTATAATGATACATAACATTGTGTCTGTAGTTAGACTACGATAGGGTTATTTATAGATTCTTTTTCATTGtttgagttaaagatgctccaccgccgacagagcataaatgatattcatcatttgaacaataattggtgtttaatcgtgtatttatatgcctaattaacacaaaaaataacataaaataatttatttcgcctttggtgcatgcgcaatcattacttaattccatataagatatagtgccacggaattttttcgggatgcaattaattatttttcgtatATTTAACTTTAACACATACAACTTGTGAGTGTAATATGTCGGCTGATattatcacatacatgtaccatagaacgaatatatacatacccggcctactatacctttcaccattatctgtctaaagtCTTTTAGCTACAATATTACAGCTAACAGGTACCTCAGCAATAAAGTTTAATCTAGCCTCAAGATCATGAAGGAGACTtaagtctaaaaagtcaaagtTTAGTGTTAGCCTATCACAATGACgacgttacaaaaagttacgtcaCTTTTTATTGGCTAGGCAATTGATCCTGGGGCCTGATCAGCAACACACATCAGCGTATTccatgtctgacaatggaaagattgatctttctctgcttttcaaacttcaactatcaaaatcaaaaacagCTGCCTGTCAATCATCGTGTTTCGTCGTGACCGATTGGTAGCAACATATTATAAGCACAACTAGGACGTATGTGGTGCCTACACATGATAaacagcggtaacaaacttcagttatcaaaatccatgatgcGACCTGCTGGCATGTATGTCATGTACAAAATTCCAGTTTACACTTGACAGTTTACACTCCACACTTACATGTGTAGAATGTCATGTACAAAATTCCAGTTTACACTTGACAGTTTACACTCCACACTTACATGTGTGGAATGTCATGTACAAAATTCCAGTTTACACTTGACAGTTTACACTCCACACTTACATGTGTAGAATGTCATGTACAAAATTCCAGTTTACACTTGACAGTTTACATTCCACACTTACATGTGTAGAATGTCATGTACAAAATTCCAGTTTACACTTGACAGTTTACATTCCACACTTACATGTGTAGAATGTCATGTACAAAATTCCAGTTTACACTTGACAGTTTACACTCCACACTTACATGTGTAGAATGTCATGTACAAAATTCCAGTTTACACTTGACAGTTTACATTCCACACTTACATGTGTAGAATGTCATGTACAAAATTCCAGTTTACACTTGACAGTTTACATTCCACACTTACATGTGTAGAATGTCATGTACAAAATTCCAGTTTACACTTGACAGTTTACATTCCACACTTacatgtgtagaatgtacatgtacaaaatgccAGTTTACACTTGACAGTTTACACTCCACACTTACATGTGTAGAATGTCATGTACAAAATTCCAGTTTACACTTGACAGTTTACACTCCACACTTACATGTGTAGAATGTCATGTACAAAATTCCAGTTTACACTTGACAGTTTACATTCCACACTTACATGTGTAGAATGTCATGTACAAAATTCCAGTTTACACTTGACAGTTTACACTCCACACTTACATGTGTAGAATGTCATGTACAAAATTCCAGTTTACACTTGACAGTTTACATTCCACACTTACATGTGTAGAATGTCATGTACAAAATTCCAGTTTACACTTGACAGTTTACATTCCACACTTACATGTGTAGAATGTCATGTACAAAATTCCAGTTTACACTTGACAGTTTACATTCCACACTTACATGTGTAGAATGTCATGTACAAAATTCCAGTTTACACTTGACAGTTTACATTCCACACTTACATGTGTAGAATGTCATGTACAAAATTCCAGTTTTACACTTGACAGTTTACATTCCACACTTACATGTGTAGAATGTCATGTACAAAATTCCAGTTTACACTTGACAGTTTACATTCCACACTTACATGTGTAGAATGTCATGTACAAAATTCCAGTTTACACTTGACAGTTTACATTCCACACTTACATGTGTAGAATGTCATGTACAAAATTCCAGTTTACACTTGACAGTTTACATTCCACACTTACATGTGTAGAATGTCATGTACAAAATTCCAGTTTACACTTGACAGTTTACATTCCACACTTACATGTGTAGAATGTCATGTACAAAATTCCAGTTTACACTTGACAGTTTACATTCCACACTTACATGTGTAGAATGTCATGTACAAAATTCCAGTTTACACTTGACAGTTTACATTCCACACTTACATGTGTAGAATGTCATGTACAAAATTCCAGTTTACACTTGACAGTTTACATTCCACACTTACATGTGTAGAATGTCATGTACAAAATTCCAGTTTACACTTGACAGTTTACATTCCACACTTACATGTGTAGAATGTCATGTACAAAATTCCAGTTTACACTTGACAGTTTACATTCCACACTTACATGTGTAGAATGTCATGTACAAAATTCCAGTTTACACTTGACAGTTTACATTCCACACTTACATGTGTAGAATGTCATGTACAAAATTCCAGTTTACACTTGACAGTTTACATTCCACACTTACATGTGTAGAATGTCATGTACAAAATTCCAGTTTACACTTGACAGTTTACATTCCACACTTACATGTGTAGAATGTCATGTACAAAATTCCAGTTTACACTTGACAGTTTACATTCCACACTTACATGTGTAGAATGTCATGTACAAAATTCCAGTTTACACTTGACAGTTTACATTCCACACTTACATGTGTAGAATGTCATGTACAAAATTCCAGTTTACACTTGACAGTTTACATTCCACACTTACATGTGTAGAATGTCATGTACAAATCCAGTTACAAAATTCCATTTTTACACTTGTACAAACAGTTTTGACAGTTTTCCACACTTACATGTGTAGAATGTCATGTACAAAATTCCAGTTTACACTTGACAGTTTACATTCCACACTTACATGTGTAGAATGTCATGTACAAAATTCCAGTTTACACTTGACAGTTTACATTCCACACTTACATGTGTAGAATGTCATGTACAAAATTCCAGTTTACACTTGACAGTTTACATTCCACACTTACATGTGTAGAATGTCATGTACAAAATTCCAGTTTACACTTGACAGTTATACATTCCACACTTACATGTGTAGAATGTCATGTACAAAATTCCAGTTTACACTTGACAGTTTACATTCCACACTTACATGTGTAGAATGTCATGTACAAAATTCCAGTTTACACTTGACAGTTTACATTCCACACTTACATGTGTAGAATGTCATGTACAAAATTCCAGTTTACACTTGACAGTTTACATTCCTTCACAATTACATGTGTAGAATGTCATGTACAAAATTCCAGTTTACACTTGACAGTTTACATTCCACACTTACATGTGTAGAATGTCATGTACAAAATTCCAGTTTACACTTGACAGTTTTCCACTTACATGTGTAGAATGTCATGTACAAAATTCCAGTTTACACTTGACAGTTTACATTCCACACTTACATGTGTAGAATGTCATGTACAAAATTCCAGTTTACACTTGACAGTTTACATTCCACACTTACATGTGTAGAATGTCATGTACAAAATTCCAGTTTACACTTGACAGTTTACATTCCACACTTACATGTGTAGAATGTCATGTACAAAATTCCAGTTTACACTTGACAGTTTACATTCCACACTTACATGTGTAGAATGTCATGTACAAAATTCCAGTTTACACTTGACAGTTTACATTCCACACTTACATGTGTAGAATGTCATGTACAAAATTCCAGTTTACACTTGACAGTTTACATTCCACACTTACATGTGTAGAATGTCATGTACAAAATTCCAGTTTACACTTGACAGTTTACATTCCACACTTACATGTGTAGAATGTCATGTACAAAATTCCAGTTTACACTTGACAGTTTACATTCCACACTTACATGTGTAGAATGTCATGTACAAAATTCCAGTTTACACTTGACAGTTTACATTCCACACTTACATGTGTAGAATGTCATGTACAAAATTCCAGTTTAAAAGCACTTGACAGTTTACATACTCTTGACATGTTGTAGAAGTTCATGTACAAAATTGCCCAGTTTACTCTTGACAGTgtagaggggggggggggggggggggggtgggggggggggggggggggggggtgtgccACTGCCAGTAAAGtaaattgtatatgtacattcAACACATACAACTTGCGAGTCTAATATGTCATTCAGGTGGAAACAAAGTTTACCATGTtcgagtatatatatatatccttattatcaACGGCAATGACTTTGTTTTTAATAGAAAAGTATTCACATTTAAGGTTGCATATGGGAGTTGTAGTTGTTTAGGATGCATCttttttcatgatttacattttatttagtttttgtatcaatacaatgtactatacaAATGAGAATTATAATCATAGACCATGCTGATTGTTGACACTTTCTCACTTGTGTAATTCATTGCTAATGACCAAGTGTGGTAATGACCCCGGAACTCACGAGAGTGAGAAAATCATGATTTTAATAGAGCTAAGATCATAGCTATTATCTGCATTTTGAGATGTTTTTGGATACTGACGTTTGCTACACGTGATTCCGAATATATCAGCCacacattgatatataaatggttttcgAGAAGTGTCACAAAAAACTTACTACATGTAGTAAACATGCCACCACGCCAAGGGAGGTACCGACGTAAATCGCCTGTCGTTCGAACAGATGCTGGAAAAGAACTTACCATCGACCATAAATACATACTTTAGTGCTACATTActctattatgatatataagggTAGATTCACAAGAAAAAATACTTCTTAGCCCCATCTATTTATGTTATGGGAGCAATGTAAAATCACGGTGGTGTACGGCTCATAGctgatatttataatgtttgtCTGATGAATATACATATCTTTTTCGTCAGATGGTATATAACGTCAGCGAATATAGAACAAAGGaatagatatggtaatggctctttttggccccttaatctaccaaatttcagtatttagaaattaagttgctgcgtTTGAAAGATTGAATACGCCtatgataaaaacttaatatatttttgttgacagaaagtatgattttgctatatacatgtaaccatgGTTACTTTGCATAGATTAtgcaaatttaaaaatttggtcaattttggcatattttttgatagtttttcttttaaaagcaatagagcacaacatagaacaaacttaatattttaaGGGAATAAGCAacgttaaaaaatatacatttgagaataaaaaaaaataataaagttttttttcaatattttttttcaaattcgtTCTGAGTACAACCCCTTGCGATTCTAAGACGGGCagacgccattttgtatttaactctgcttggattACAACACCGGTATAACCGACCCCTATAAAAATCGCGAACCACACACACGGTAATCCAGTCGAACACGTAACAACAAACACTGACTGGCTCTAGATCATACTGTATCTAATACACAAGCCGTAATGATACTAAAATGTTTTAGTACTTTCAATGTTTTCTCAATAAAGTTTCAAAGAaccatataaagatatatacattttaaattaaaagtaatgcATGAATTCATACTTTAACGTGCGAGATCCATTGTTGGAATATAACGTAAACAGACACGGAAATTCTAATATGAGCTAACAGTTGTCAAACTAGCATCAcacgaagaatacatcattttgagaaatataaagtttgttctagaatgcgctctatgttaattagatgaaaaactgcataaaaaggCCAATtatgatgaaattttcacattatGCATGATTTATGcataataa is a genomic window of Argopecten irradians isolate NY chromosome 10, Ai_NY, whole genome shotgun sequence containing:
- the LOC138333070 gene encoding uncharacterized protein isoform X3, encoding MSVPLDAKQLHASLKNELSGYLHPDLEPDYDQFVNSLSVYLKPAERSKKASLFDLLENLERKGLLGVGNYSVLKSIITNPEIRDKIEEYEHKIQAILHPKRILVSTNPTDSVSPTGTRRDPLTLTEADLQRLASCFGFGWELFVGQLGIDSATIDQKKMENPNHVPTQMYHCLRAWWICQRSRPTINDFHKALTDSLECVSFNCNPDKYEQIKSDIENRRL
- the LOC138333070 gene encoding uncharacterized protein isoform X2, with product MDDTQMSVPLDAKQLHASLKNELSGYLHPDLEPDYDQFVNSLSVYLKPAERSKKASLFDLLENLERKGLLGVGNYSVLKSIITNPEIRDKIEEYEHKIQAILHPKRILVSTNPTDSVSPTGTRRDPLTLTEADLQRLASCFGFGWELFVGQLGIDSATIDQKKMENPNHVPTQMYHCLRAWWICQRSRPTINDFHKALTDSLESTEQEERVCSWLVCH
- the LOC138333070 gene encoding uncharacterized protein isoform X1, translated to MDDTQMSVPLDAKQLHASLKNELSGYLHPDLEPDYDQFVNSLSVYLKPAERSKKASLFDLLENLERKGLLGVGNYSVLKSIITNPEIRDKIEEYEHKIQAILHPKRILVSTNPTDSVSPTGTRRDPLTLTEADLQRLASCFGFGWELFVGQLGIDSATIDQKKMENPNHVPTQMYHCLRAWWICQRSRPTINDFHKALTDSLECVSFNCNPDKYEQIKSDIENRRL